Genomic DNA from Theileria equi strain WA chromosome 4 map unlocalized gcontig_1105316255033, whole genome shotgun sequence:
GGTGTTACAGGATGGTTTAAGAAAGGAAGTAGCAATAATGGAAACTGGGAAAAGGCTGAGAAACTCGACAAGAATATAACACCTAATAATTTTGGGGATCTTGACTGTGACAAATTTAAGGCACTCAAAGAAGAACTTAACCATGATACTTCTGGCTTGGACGAATGTAAAGAACACCTTAAACAACAAGAACGAGCACAACTAACAGCACGCACTGAGCTGGGTGGAGAACAAAGAGAAGAATCCCGagaagaggaacaagaggaggaaaagaaagaggatgaagacTCGCCTAAACGAGATCCTGGTCCTCCTGGATCTTCTGGTAAAAATGGTGATGGAGATACTGGTGCTAGTGATGATAGAGGTACTGTTGGAGCTAGAAGAGGCTCTGATAGAGAAGCTCAGACTACTGTTCCAAAAAGTGGAGATAGCTCATGGGATTTGTTCGGTTCCGGTCTTAGAGAATTAGTTGCTGGAGTTTTTAATACCCTGTTTACACGATCCTTTCTTAAAGATTCTGAAACTTCTATATCTGAACTTCCTAAAAATGTTAATTCATCTCCTGATTTTTCTCAAAAACTTACTGTCTCACATGGCAAAGTTACTAAGAATCAAGTTGAAGGTTTTTATACTGAAGATGGTGGAAGAAAAAGCTCTGCTGGTGCTGCTGATCCTAAAGGTGCTCATACTGAAGGTCCTACTAAAGAATCTGATCCTGTTTCTGAACCTCTTGCTCCTCCTTCTCCTACTGCTCCTGCTGAAGTTACTCTTCTACATGAAGCCTCAGTCCATTCTACTGGACATTCTCAAGACCATAATTGGAGTGCTAAATAGAAAACATAACTACAGAGAGTGCTGGTTCCGTCTAGGAGAACATGGACTAAATTAGAACATCCTGAAACTCTCATAAACTCATAGCTCCTACCTTATCTCGGTCATTTCATGTCATATGCTTTGTAAATTCCGGAAAAAATCGCAATAGAATAATAGTACACCCATTTAGACCTGTACTGGGTTTACAGTCTACTTTTGTCTAAAGGATAGAGATAAGGTTACGTCAGTAGTTGCTAGTGGAGCTCTTAACTTTACAACTTTATTGCAATAATTTTACGGAATTTTGCACATTTGAATTACAGAAATGTCTGAAATACCGCCTTCATGCTATTGTGGCCCGTGTGACATCTACAATCTCTCATATTTACACTAAACATATATACATGCACAAAACTTTTTACACACATAAATAAGCATTTTTAGGTCATACCATCAATTCTTTCTGGGAAGGATGTGCTTGTAAAATCTCAAACTGGTTCTGGAAAGACCTTGGCGGCTCTGATCCCTATTTTAAGTTCTACTTTGCAGAATAATGCGCAGAGCTCAGACTCTACGATAATCATTCTCATAGTTGTTCCTACAACAGAACTCGTAGAACAGATTCAGTGTGTGGTATCTGGACTTTTAAAGGATACGGCAATAACTTGCAAGACAATGCTTAGCGCGGAATTTCCCGCATCGAATATTGTCATCACAAAGCCTGTACATGCGGTTGAAATTTGCGATTCTCTTTCTAAACTGCAATACTTGCTGGTTGACGAAGCAGATCTCCTATTCGAGTTTGGTTACAAGAAGGAGACAATGAAGTTTGCGGAGGCTCTACGTGTGAAATGTACACCAAAGAGATTTCAAGCGGTCCTTTTAAGTGCAACTATGGACAAGGAAGTCGAGGAACTTGCAAACATGTTATTGTACAAGCCAGAGTATATTGAAGTTGCAAGGGATGTGGATATGGGAACTATAAAGGAGTACTACATAGAGGTACCAGAGGATGATCGACCTTTAATGCTTTACACGcttataaaaatggaaactCTCCCATCAAGTCGCAttatatttgtaaattcaAATCAGAGGTATGTTTAACCTCCCGCattattatcatcattcaGGGGCTACTTTTTATACTGTCTTTTACGAAAGCTTTACATTGACTCCAAAGTTTTAAGCAAGCTTCTGTCCCCCAAATTaagaatgtctataatTCAAGTAAGTTGATTGCTAGGCTTAAATAGCTCTACAGTCATTTAATCAAGGAATGATCGATACACTCATAGTTGTTGATACGGAGGAAACTCTTAGCAGGGGAATTGACTTTAAGAGTGTGAAATGCGTCATAAATTACGATGAACCAGAGAGTTTGGATTCGTACATCCACAGAATCGGTAGAGGAGGCAGATTGACTGATAGTGTGGCAATATTAATGTGTAAAGAGGCCGTTAGTAGGACATTGGACGAGGGAGCAGGGGATTCAGAGAATCCTACATACGACTCTCCCATGGAGGCCATATTTTCTGAAAGATCGCTGGAGAAACTTGGCATCGAAGCGTCATCACTAGTACCCCTGAAATATAGAATAGAAGATGCATCAAAGGTTGTGACTCCAAAATTGATTGAAATCGCAAAAATGCAAGCTGTAAGACAAAGTGCTTTGCATGAAGATGAATTTATCGCAAAAGTTACAAGCAGAGATGCTCAAATGTTAAAGGAAGTTTTAAAGACCGACAACGAACTCCTAAAGGCTGACAAGAAGCACCTAGACTATATCCCAAAATATATTATGGACGAGGGACTTAGGAAGGACGTGGAAGGAGTCAGAAGAATTACCGGAGCGAAAAAGAATGACTTTGTCAAAAAGCCAGAAAAGCCCTCTAAACCTAAAAAGACCAAAAAGAAGTTTACTAAAAAGAAGCTTCCGCACTTTAAACGCAAGAAAAAGTGAGCGCAACTCACGAGATTTaaaaatgcagtatacATGAACATATCCTACACAATTTAATGCTATTCGGGGTTCCATAGGAACCATTATTCTTTATGCAGTTCTGAGTGTGAGTGCGATTCTGCAGAGGTTTGCGAGTAGCTTTTCCAACTGCAGCTGAGTAATGAGTCCATTGACCATTGTCATGTGGGTCAGTGCGACTCCCTTGATGTACTCCAGGAGCACATGTTCCGGTGCATTAAAACTCTTTAAAACACTTCTCATTGTAATGATTATATCTAGTGGAGAGTGGCCGAGTTCTAGCAGCTCTGCCGCCTTTTCGTGCGCCATTCTCCAATTACCGTTGAGGCAATCGCTGAGCATCTTTTGAATCAAATCTGGAGATGGAATATCGCATACTTTAAACACATTCTCCTTTGTTATGAGGTCGAAGCCTGCAGAGACATTTTGGAGGTTATTCACAGCCCTTCTGAGGTCTCCGTCTGCCGAGAATAAAAGCGCCTCCATCCCGTCATTTGTGTACTTTAAATCTTCCAGCTTACAAATGTCCATTAAACGCTGCAGAACCTGTTCATCCTTGAGCTTTGTGAACCTAATGACTGCGCATCTGCTCTGTATGGGCTCAATGATCTTTGTGGACTGGTTGCATGCAAGGGCGAATCTTGTGGTATTCGAGTAGATCTCCATGATCCTGCGAAGCGCTTGCTGTGCAGCCTCAGTCATCGAGTCAACTTCATCGAGAATCACGATCTTGTGTTTGTTTGGCGGCAAAATCAGCGACTTTTTGGCAAAGTTTTTAATGCTCTCGCGGACGACATCGACGCCCCTGTAGAGTCTTTACAGGACCAGAAAACTTACCTATCGTCGGACGCATTCAACTCGATCACGCCGCTCTTGAACTGCGCTCCCAGCATCTCCCTGGCCAAGCAGAGCACCGACGTCGTCTTTCCCGTCCCAGGAGGCCCCTAAGGGGTAATGTATAGATGAGAATTAGTGTGTACAGGCGTGAATGttggaggaagaagtgaGTGcagagaaggaagagatgGGCGAGgaccaggaagaagaactTTTAGACCTTCATATCTTCTTTCCACCATCCCTCATCCTTAACAATTCATTCCTCCTACACATTATGCGCCAAACGAGAGAATGAGCGACAACGAGACACACATTTCGGCCCGGTGCCAAAATGGGCGGAATGCCGCCGATTTTACGCATAAAAACGATGCAGACAAGActaggaagaataaaaaacTTACGCATAGCAGTAGATTCGGCATGTTTCCCTCCTTTGCAATGTACTGTAGTCTCTTGGTGATTTCCGGGTTTCCGATAATCTCATCCAGGGAGCCTGGACGGTACTTTTCAATCCAAATGTCAATCTTGCTCTCCATTGCGTTTATTTAATGTCTAGTGAAGAACTGACTCTGCCCTTTGGTGTCTGGTGACTTACACCACCATACGCACATTTTCGGCCTCCGCCGCTCCTCTGGTCCACACTGGCCACATGCAtgaataaagaagaaatgggGAGGAATAACTCCCAGACGTTGGCCCCGCAGTCGCCGGAATTGAGGaaaaatgaatggaatCTTCCCACACATGGCAACGCTCTGCCAGAGGCTTGGCGTCGCCATTTACTGACCCaggaatggagatgatgcAAAATAGTACACCAGAAACACACAAGGAGCTCGACTAGTGCATATCAATTAAGAGCGGTTTGATGGTAACCTTTCCTGCCTCTAGAGCTGCAAAGAATACAAAACCGCCTAGTGTGAGCCAAGAGACCCTCAGACCGAGTCCCTTGAAGAGGGCGAACGAACCCTCGTCCCTAGCGACTTTACTTAGACAGTCAAACGTACTTTTATACTGCACGGAATGTGTTAGTGTAGAGTAGACAGATTGTGGTACAAGATGTCCTGCCATCCATACATCAGTCCATACACCCGTAAAAACATGCATAATGAAAAACTAACGAGTCTATTTTCCCCTTGAGTCATCATGCGTGTCTTGGCCACGTCTAGTGGCATTGTTACGGCTCCGGCAACGCCGCCAGCAAATGATCCGCAAAGTGCAGAAACAATGACATTGCCACTGGTTTGGGTAATGTTTGCCTTGTATGACAAGTACGTTGTAAACTTTTCCGCAGATTCCATCGCTTTAAACTTTTCCCATAGTATAAACTGAATTCCGTCAAACGGGATCTCACGCATTAAAGTGGAGAAGAAACCGGCATACAATCCGCGAACTCCCTGGATCTGGTgtattgtacaaaatgCCTGCGAAGCATTCGAATATATTCCAGCCTGCATTTGCTGCTTTACAACCTCAAAAGGGTTCCTAAATGTGATCGTTAGGGGCTACAAGCACGCGTACAAACCTGATGACTAGGCTAGTGACTTGGCCTAGAGTTGATCCGATAAAGTAAATTAGTGGTAGTGGAAGTTTAGGCTCTTCTTTCGAgtctgaaaagtttgtGTGAATGTATGTAGAATGGTGGAGCGCAACTGCTCTAGCGGTGCAAAGTCCTAACATTCCAGtacaccaacaagagagtagtctagagagGGAGTGTCTTTCTATAGTGCTTCCTATTGGCAGATGGGAGTGTATACTACAGACGAGCTATTAGTCGTGCGATTAGAGCAGGTCCCTTCCATACAGCGAGACCACCCAACCCTGCTCCGCCTAGTCCACCAACTGGTGGTGCTATTTTATCGTAGTGAGTTTGAAAAAACTTGGCTATCTGCTGAAAAATGCTCTGTGAACCACCAGAGTCTGATCCTCCAGCACCATGAGTTCCACTATCACCATCTCCACCAGTTTCTTGTTGAGGTCCAGGGGCACCTTCTTCACCTTTATTACCATCAGGTCCTCTACGACCATTTTGAGCACCATCCCTAGTATCACCACCAGAGCCTACTCCAGCACCATCACCAGATTGACTAGTTCCACCAGGGCTTGGCCCTCTTTCACCAGGATTACCAGATTCACCATCAACAGTAGCAGTGGTAACAGTGGATCTAGAATCAGTACCAGCAGAGCCTCCTTCAGGTCCTTTACCACCTTCAGCACTAGGAGTACCAGCTCCAGCTTGTtgagatgaagatgaagtaGAACTGCTACTAGTAGTGCTAGAAGATCCTGATCCTCCACTAGTACCTCCTGAACTACCACCAGAAGATCCATCTCCACCGCCTCCTACAGTAGCAGATGTAGCACTATTTGCATGTTGGCATCCAATTTTAAGGCTCTTGCAAATTTCGTGGAGTATACCTTCAATATGTTGTTTTATACTAGGAGAATATGGTGTATGAATTTGCAGGGAATCAAGACCAGTGTCTGTCCAGTTATTGCTTCCTCCAGAAGCTCTCTTGAGCCATCTGCCTCCTGTTGATCTTTTATTCACATATAGTAATAATGGCTTGTTGGGATCCTTGTTGCAGAAGTAGGCATAAATTCCAGTAATCCATCCAGAAAGGTTTGAAAAGGTGTGGGTATCATTCCCATACTTGAATCTGTGGACACTTAGGGTAGCACCAGTTGGAACGTGCATGTATGAAGCATATCCAGTAGGAACATGGTTACGGTTCTGGTGGACTTGAATCTTACTATGCCCATTCATGCCGCAACAATATCTACCTTTTTTAGATAGATCTGCTACAATAATATTGTTTCGCAGACAATTCTCCTGATCAAGTGCCTTGGTAAGatcatttttggataagTTTGAAGGCATCCATCCATTATTTCCAAGAGTATAAAGCTTTGATGTTTCTTGATCCGCTCCATTTGACAGTTCTAATAACAAAGGCTTATCATTCTCATTTCCTGATGTATAATAAGCGTTTACATATCTATATTCTGTGGCTACAACTGACTCCTTAAATGAGATCATAGAGTCGCCATGGTATGTACCTAAAACTCTCATCTTGTTTTCAGAGGGAGAGTGCTTAAAACCCTTAAAATCACTGGGAACATTATCTGTAACATCTGAAACTGCGATGGTAACAAAGCTAGTTCCGTTCTGAGAACAGTTGCTTTCAGAACTGTCCTTAGGACTCTTAAAGCAGTTCAAAGAAGGATGACCACAGTACTTCTTATCTTTATCGGCACTGAGGTTGACTATAACCACATCCGAAAACGTTTTGTTGAGTTCATCTAGTACTCCCTGGTATTCTGATAAAGTAGCTGGAGGTACAATATTGGAATATTCCCATTCGTTAGTAGTGTCATTCTTTCGTTTATAAGTCACACTACCTGAATCAAGACTGACGATTAATGGGAAGAGATTCGCCTTGTCATTCAGCCAGTATACTACAGACACTTCCCTATAATTGTTAAGACCGCCCCTTGCATCTAATCCAGTTTGTACAGCACCATTGTACTCAACCCTCTTAAGTTGGTAATAGAAGGACAACCAAGCATTATCGTCTGGAATTTTATGGTAATAAAATTTATAGTTTTCCAGtttctcattcttttccTCACTTTCATCCCCCGTTCTAATCTCTGGTTCATCTTTCCTATAAAGAGTTATGGTATATCCATTTCTCCCATAGTATGTAGTTGTAACATTATTTTTGGAATCCTTGGAAATATCTACGACAGAATATTTGATACCCATATACTGtcctcatccatattcctccatttttaatcaCATTCTTTCATAGTCTCTTTCATGCTatcttccatagtactCATtatgtctcaactggtgtggGCAGAATGGATGAGACTAGTACCACTAAAGCAGTTGCCTTTCCCATTCTCTATTCCCATGCAAACTTACCCTTTTGTGCATTAAACTTATCTTTTGTAAATTCGTATACGCCGTAAAAGGCTGCAGAAGACGGCAAATCTCCGCAAACAAGCACTCCTAATCCGGAATACAAAGAATTCCGTCCTGTGACGGTATATTTATATGCGCCCCTCTTGACCCCTTTTTGAGGTGCATTTTTATTAATTACAGGTTTGCAAATATTCAACAAATCCTTCTTTACTTGCGATCGAGTCTTTAGTGTGTCCAAGGGGTATATTAATAAGTCCGCCACCAGACCAGCAATACCGCCACAAATCACATTTGCTGTAATGAGGTGTTTATGGGAAATTATTGAAACTTATGCATGTATGTAGAGAGTGATCTCTAGGCAAGGAAGGAGTATGAATGATTTTTTGCAAGTCTAAATCTAGACTGCAAATCCATACGAGACTAGAGGAAGACTGGCGATTCTTCTGACCAATTCCAGGCTCACAGATATCCCATCACCGTAAACAGACGTAGATATGGGCAGTTTAGTGGCCCAAAACGCCGGACGAGTCCATTCCTCCAGGATCACCCCTTCACTTGGCAACTTGTGCGCAATTCCTGCGGCCCATATGGTTCCAACTGCACAAAAACTTGGTATTTAGCAAGATTACAGGAAAAGAGAGCCATAAAGCGGTCAAAAATCGACCATTAGTCTACCATCCTTCTTGTAGCCTCGCAGGGACCGCCAAACGGGGAAATCCTTCAGCCAACTCGACCACAGACGTAGCAAAACAACTTACCAATATGATCCATCACAAATGCTCACCTTTCCATCGTCATTTACACTAACGCCGTCCACCACATAGAGGGCGAATTAAATGCTCTTTCTGTCCCTCCAGCCCACATTATAAAGGCGTAACAGACTAAAAATTTTGCCATAAAGTCACAGATTCACTCACAGGTACGTTTTCGCGGTCCACGCGGCCTTTTGCCCAGGTGGCTCTGTGGGCCAGTCGTAATGGGCCTACAGTCGCCAGTCGTTGCTTTAAATGGGTTGATGTTGATGATATGGTGGAGTGTTGGGACTTTTGCCCATTTTTGGTGCTTTGAAGCCTCTCTGCGCAGAGGTTGTCCCTTCACCCTTTCATTCCTTGGCTCGTTCTCCATCTTCTCCCATCATTTCATCGTTACTACTCATTTCATACACCAAACAACTTCTATAGGCAACGACTGGCCCGTCTGGACCATAATGTGTACCCTCGATGTTTTCGCAAATTAGGGCATTTTCTAGATTATCGCAAAATCGCATAGCACAGCAGAATGTAAAGGGGttcaagaatctctatgATCTTGGTAAGTGAATGTCGTCACTGGATGTGGCCTTGAGTAGTACAATATGGACCATCTACTGGAGAGTCGACTCTATGCCCAGTAACTACACTGGAGTCTCCGTGGGTCTACTTTCTCTGAAATCTCAAATATGACTCACGACCCTCTATACACCATTCGTTATCACAAAACTCGTGCacatgcacatttacaGAGTCGCTGGAAATCGCCAAGGTGTTTTCTGAAAAGATCAAGGGGGACAAAAAAGTGGtgaataaaaatggagaacCTGAAAGCACCAGCTTCCCATCAGTTAAGGAGAAAAGGAGGGGTGCTAGGGTGGTAAAAAATGAGAGTCTTCAAGACTACAATTTCGCAGAGGTCGTGGAACCAAAAGAACCCCCCTTTGAGAGTTTAAAAAAGAACCCACTTTACCATGATCTAACGCATGTGGAACTACAGCAGATACAAGAATTACAAGCTAGAAGCAGAATTGGAAACCCATACAATGCACTGAATAAGAACAAGGTCATAATGGACCCTGTGAGGGATGCCAAAGCACTCGTCAAGGAATTCAAATATGAGGTTAGTTTGTGATAGGCATAATAGCAGAAAAGTGGAGGATTATCTGTGGCTGTATGGTATCTATATGAGTCGTTATGGTGACCCTGAAGGGTATTATGAATTGTGATAAGAATGTACTCCATACAAGTACACAGTAAAGTGCTGGAAAAAGAGTTTTGTATGGATGGGCAATATTTGATGTTAACTTTCTCATTTTCTTTCCCTAATAGTGAATTATGAATACTGGAGAATGGATAACAGGTCTACAAAAGAGAAAACCTTTAAAGATTGTCAAGCATGCAGCACATCTGTAAAAGTCCTCGTATATAGACAGAATAGTCCAGATGATATGGAAACAAAATGGtattgatgaaaagaagCCTTGGAGAAAATTTTACATCCCTATGATCGGTAAATGGTGGAGAGAATAACTCATTTATCTTGTAAAGTGGACAATTCCCAACATCTTATCCGTCTAATCCATCAATATTTCATGTTCAAAATAGATTGTAGGGAATGTACGAGGTTTTATGGATATTCATCTACAAGAATGGATATCCTGAACCGGTGAATGGTTGTGTGGAGGAACAAATATACACTCAAAACTATTCAGTACCCCATCAAATTTCATATTCCTGAATTACATCCCCAGTAGACAACATCCATAGCATTGTTAAAAGATCAAGTAGGTTTTCTAACTCTGTTGTATCTCTGACTTGTCCAGACTAAGGTCTTTGTATTCCTTACTCTGTGATTTTTCTAGTAAGACAGTACTCGTGCATGTTTGTTGTTGCCTATTGTtctgaatattttttggTACTATCTACTGCCATATAAAGTTTATTTTTCCGTTTTTGTCATTGTAGTTCCTCCATCCACATTAGTTGATTTATAGACAAAGGATCTATCTAAGAATTGATGGTGAATGTGAATAGAAATATAGTATGAGCGGGAAAAAAATTACTATTGATATCTATAAGGTTCCCAATGAAGAGGATGTCTTGTCTGATTGTGAGTATGAATACCTTTATCATTACGAGGATAGCTATGGTGGTGCTAATGAACAGATTGATATAATCCTAGATGAGAATCTTCCAAAAACTCCTGGATATGTAACACTCACATATAAGCCGGATGATTCAGATGCTGAGATCATAAGTATTGaatatgatggaaatgataatGGTGACTTTGAAGATTTCCTCAATGATTGTAAAAGTGTCACCGTATACTACTGGTCAGGAGATAACACTTATGGTAACCCTTTAGTTGTTCAACTAAATGGAACAGAAGAGAAACATTTTACTGAAAATGACGATGGTTgggtaaatttggaagtGACCTCTGATTCTCTCTTGAAACAGTTAGATGAGACGAGTTGTTCACTAAACCGCGCTCATATTGTTGATATTTCACAGAAATCCGGGAAGCCTTACGATTGCTATTCTTGTGATAAACAGAACGCCATTACTCTACACTCTGAAACTGTGAAAGATTACACTAGAGTCACTCATACTCCTGGAAATTTTGTTGGAAGACTAAAGAATGGTCAGGATAATATTACCAGCATTCCTATAACAGGGAACATTTCCAAGGTTTATGTCTACTGGTATCCTCCTGAGGGTAAAGGGAAAAGTAAGCCACTCTTAATTTGTCTAAAAGATAGTGAAGATACATCTAGTGGTAACATTTGGTACAAAAGAGATCCTAGAGGTCTTAGTAATTGGAAACTACTGGGAA
This window encodes:
- a CDS encoding DEAD box ATP-dependent RNA helicase family member protein (encoded by transcript BEWA_013490A), with the translated sequence MLSAEFPASNIVITKPVHAVEICDSLSKLQYLLVDEADLLFEFGYKKETMKFAEALRVKCTPKRFQAVLLSATMDKEVEELANMLLYKPEYIEVARDVDMGTIKEYYIEVPEDDRPLMLYTLIKMETLPSSRIIFVNSNQRGYFLYCLLRKLYIDSKVLSKLLSPKLRMSIIQSFNQGMIDTLIVVDTEETLSRGIDFKSVKCVINYDEPESLDSYIHRIGRGGRLTDSVAILMCKEAVSRTLDEGAGDSENPTYDSPMEAIFSERSLEKLGIEASSLVPLKYRIEDASKVVTPKLIEIAKMQAVRQSALHEDEFIAKVTSRDAQMLKEVLKTDNELLKADKKHLDYIPKYIMDEGLRKDVEGVRRITGAKKNDFVKKPEKPSKPKKTKKKFTKKKLPHFKRKKK
- a CDS encoding replication factor C subunit 4, putative (encoded by transcript BEWA_013500A), yielding MESKIDIWIEKYRPGSLDEIIGNPEITKRLQYIAKEGNMPNLLLCGPPGTGKTTSVLCLAREMLGAQFKSGVIELNASDDRGVDVVRESIKNFAKKSLILPPNKHKIVILDEVDSMTEAAQQALRRIMEIYSNTTRFALACNQSTKIIEPIQSRCAVIRFTKLKDEQVLQRLMDICKLEDLKYTNDGMEALLFSADGDLRRAVNNLQNVSAGFDLITKENVFKVCDIPSPDLIQKMLSDCLNGNWRMAHEKAAELLELGHSPLDIIITMRSVLKSFNAPEHVLLEYIKGVALTHMTMVNGLITQLQLEKLLANLCRIALTLRTA
- a CDS encoding mitochondrial carrier protein, putative (encoded by transcript BEWA_013510A) translates to MDHIANVICGGIAGLVADLLIYPLDTLKTRSQVKKDLLNICKPVINKNAPQKGVKRGAYKYTVTGRNSLYSGLGVLVCGDLPSSAAFYGVYEFTKDKFNAQKDSKEEPKLPLPLIYFIGSTLGQVTSLVIRNPFEVVKQQMQAGIYSNASQAFCTIHQIQGVRGLYAGFFSTLMREIPFDGIQFILWEKFKAMESAEKFTTYLSYKANITQTSGNVIVSALCGSFAGGVAGAVTMPLDVAKTRMMTQGENRLYKSTFDCLSKVARDEGSFALFKGLGLRVSWLTLGGFVFFAALEAGKVTIKPLLIDMH